A genomic window from Lolium rigidum isolate FL_2022 unplaced genomic scaffold, APGP_CSIRO_Lrig_0.1 contig_66381_1, whole genome shotgun sequence includes:
- the LOC124682039 gene encoding pentatricopeptide repeat-containing protein At2g27610-like codes for MAALHAKLPPAPPGHRPPPRVNLRETSEVVRECKRLDGLMKAGRLADALDLFDRMPTKNVVAWTSAVSGLTRGGHPFAALEKFADMVASGVAPNDFACNAALAACAAAGAAALRAGEQVHSLAVRSGLAGDAWVGCCLVELYSRCGSLRAAQDVLDRMESPDVVGYTSLVSAFCRSGEFGLAVEALGQMIVRGVEPNEHTMTSVLAARCPLVLGEQIHGYIIKAVGSPSQSAYASSALIDFYSRNGEFDMAKMVFDSLQCKNVVTWCSRMQVHIRDGRPEDALQVFGDMLSEGVIDPNEFALSIALGACGSITPGRQLHSLAIKCDLTTDLRVLNALLSMYGRSGFVEELEAVLSDIENPDLVSWTAAVSAYFQNGHGEKAIALLSRMHSKGLMPNDYAFSSVLSSCADLALLDQGRQFHCLALKLGCDSKVCTGNALVNMYSKCGQIVPARLAFDIMDHRDATSWNSLIHGYAQHGEVNMALEAFSEMCSIGDGEPDESTFLGVLAACNHAGLVDEGMTFFKSVMASRYGASPTPSHYACVVDMLGRSGRFDDALSLIKDMPFEPGVLIWKTLLASSRLHGNLEAGKLAAEKLAELSEGGEDRDSASYVLMSGIHAMLGEWGDASRVRWRMDNAGVWKEAGCSWVEVKNEVHAFVARDASHPDSASMYQMLWELFDAMRDTTYHKEDVELFDVHMQN; via the coding sequence ATGGCCGCACTCCACGCCAAGCTCCCACCGGCGCCGCCAGGCCACCGACCTCCGCCGCGCGTCAACCTCCGCGAGACGTCGGAGGTCGTGCGCGAATGCAAACGGCTGGACGGGCTCATGAAGGCCGGCAGGCTGGCGGACGCGCTGGACCTGTTCGACCGGATGCCCACCAAGAACGTGgtcgcgtggacctccgccgtgtCCGGGCTCACGCGCGGCGGACATCCCTTCGCGGCGCTGGAGAAGTTCGCGGACATGGTGGCCTCGGGCGTTGCGCCGAACGACTTCGCGTGCAACGCGGCGCTGGCGGCGTGCGCTGCCGCGGGCGCGGCCGCGCTCCGCGCCGGGGAGCAGGTGCACTCGCTCGCCGTGCGTTCGGGTCTCGCCGGGGACGCGTGGGTAGGCTGCTGCCTGGTCGAGCTCTACTCGCGGTGCGGCTCCCTGCGCGCCGCCCAGGACGTGCTCGACCGGATGGAGTCGCCGGACGTGGTGGGGTACACCTCGCTCGTCTCGGCGTTCTGCCGGAGCGGCGAGTTCGGTCTGGCGGTGGAGGCGCTCGGGCAGATGATTGTGCGGGGAGTTGAGCCGAACGAGCACACGATGACGAGCGTCCTGGCGGCGCGTTGCCCGCTGGTTCTCGGCGAGCAGATACATGGGTACATAATCAAGGCAGTGGGCTCGCCGTCGCAGAGCGCCTACGCGTCGAGCGCACTGATCGATTTCTATTCGAGAAATGGTGAGTTTGACATGGCGAAGATGGTGTTCGACAGTCTGCAGTGCAAGAATGTGGTAACCTGGTGCTCCAGGATGCAAGTGCACATCAGGGATGGGAGGCCGGAGGACGCATTGCAAGTGTTCGGTGACATGCTCTCGGAGGGTGTCATCGATCCTAACGAGTTCGCCTTGTCGATTGCTCTTGGTGCATGTGGATCCATCACCCCAGGGCGGCAGCTTCACTCTTTGGCCATCAAGTGCGACCTAACCACTGATCTCCGGGTGTTGAATGCCCTGCTCTCCATGTATGGAAGAAGTGGTTTTGTTGAAGAACTCGAGGCCGTGCTCAGCGACATCGAAAATCCTGACCTTGTCAGTTGGACAGCAGCTGTCTCTGCATATTTCCAGAATGGCCATGGTGAGAAGGCCATAGCATTGCTCTCCCGGATGCACTCAAAGGGTCTCATGCCAAACGACTATGCCTTCTCCAGCGTGCTGAGTTCCTGCGCTGACTTGGCACTGCTGGATCAAGGGAGGCAGTTCCATTGCTTGGCTCTGAAGCTGGGATGCGACTCAAAGGTCTGCACTGGGAACGCGCTGGTTAACATGTACTCCAAGTGTGGCCAGATCGTCCCCGCCAGGCTCGCCTTTGACATCATGGATCACCGCGACGCGACGTCCTGGAACTCGCTGATCCATGGCTACGCGCAGCACGGGGAGGTGAACATGGCTCTGGAGGCGTTCAGCGAGATGTGCTCCATTGGTGATGGTGAGCCAGACGAGTCGACGTTCCTGGGAGTCCTAGCAGCATGCAACCACGCTGGGCTGGTGGACGAAGGAATGACATTCTTCAAATCAGTAATGGCTAGCCGGTATGGCGCCTCCCCGACACCCTCACACTACGCCTGTGTGGTCGACATGCTGGGCCGGAGTGGCAGGTTCGACGATGCGCTCAGTTTGATCAAGGACATGCCATTCGAGCCTGGTGTGCTGATATGGAAGACACTCCTGGCGTCGAGCAGGCTGCACGGCAACCTGGAGGCCGGGAAGCTTGCCGCGGAGAAGCTTGCGGAGCTCTCCGAAGGGGGAGAGGACCGGGACTCGGCGAGCTATGTGCTGATGTCAGGCATCCATGCGATGCTTGGGGAGTGGGGTGATGCCAGCAGGGTGCGGTGGAGGATGGACAATGCAGGGGTGTGGAAGGAAGCAGGGTGCAGCTGGGTGGAGGTCAAGAACGAGGTGCACGCCTTCGTCGCCCGGGACGCGTCTCACCCGGACTCGGCGTCCATGTACCAGATGCTCTGGGAACTATTTGACGCCATGCGAGATACAACCTACCACAAAGAAGATGTTGAATTGTTCGATGTACATATGCAGAATTAA
- the LOC124682038 gene encoding probable thiol methyltransferase 2 translates to MASTAVADVNAGRVAVTGPLDATNPAIVRMRQLVDGQQYADGWSRCWEQGVTPWDLGEPTPAVVKLVRSGTLPAGSVLVPGCGGGYDAVALSGAGRFAVGLDVCNAAIQRAKQWSSSSPDVAFVNADFFTWAPPEPFHLIFDYTFFCALDPSLRPAWAARMHELLRPDGELITLMYLPQDQDSGPPYNTTVLDYEEVLKPLGFIIASIEDNDVAVEPRKGLEKIARWKKMPDGAEKTASDLLPTNAL, encoded by the exons ATGGCGTCGACGGCGGTGGCCGACGTGAACGCCGGGAGGGTGGCGGTGACCGGGCCCCTGGACGCCACGAATCCGGCGATCGTCCGGATGCGGCAGCTCGTCGACGGGCAGCAGTACGCAG ATGGGTGGAGCAGGTGCTGGGAGCAAGGCGTGACGCCGTGGGACCTCGGCGAGCCCACGCCGGCCGTCGTCAAGCTGGTGCGGTCCGGCACCCTCCCCGCCGGGAGCGTCCTCGTCCCGGGATGCGGCGGG GGGTACGACGCGGTGGCCCTCTCCGGCGCCGGCCGCTTCGCCGTCGGCCTCGACGTCTGCAACGCCGCCATCCAAAGGGCCAAACAG tggtcgtcgtcgtcgcccgacGTGGCCTTCGTCAACGCCGACTTCTTCACCTGGGCGCCGCCGGAGCCCTTCCATCTCATCTTCGACTACAC ATTCTTCTGCGCTCTCGATCCGTCGCTGAGGCCAGCGTGGGCGGCGAGGATGCACGAGCTGCTGCGGCCAGACGGAGAGCTCATCACACTCATGTACCTG CCTCAAGACCAGGACTCCGGGCCGCCATACAACACGACAGTGCTCGA CTATGAGGAGGTGCTGAAGCCCCTAGGTTTCATTATCGCCTCCATCGAAGATAATGACGTGGCGGTCGAACCACGCAAG GGGCTGGAGAAGATTGCAAGGTGGAAGAAGATGCCAGATGGAGCAGAAAAAACAGCATCAGACTTGCTGCCCACTAACGCTCTCTGA
- the LOC124682034 gene encoding poly(ADP-ribose) glycohydrolase 1-like: protein MEARGDLRSILPLIPVVLRGGALFWPPAAQEQLKALALGPDVSRVTSGDVLADALHDLRVALSLPALPARAAEGYALFFDDLLSRAHARDWFSDVLPRLARLLLRLPALLEDHYAAATAALGLRLLSSQDAGVVLLGQELAAALLACALFCLFPTAGRGEARLPAINFDTLFAALTYNNSRPSQEHKVRCLAHYFERVTASTPTGFVSFERKVLRCGSVSGGITYPDSDAWMKSSVPLCPFRVISSGLIEDEEQEALEVDFANKYLGGGALSRGCVQEEIRFMINPELIVGMLFMASMGDNEAIEIVGAERFSQYMGYGSSFRFVGDYLDTKPLDAMGRRKTRIVAIDALDCPTKLQYETNGLLREVNKAFCGFVDASKHQFCLKPFQDSNTMDNCSSVSSDHCIGVSTGNWGCGAFGGNPEIKSMIQWIAASQARRPFVNYYTFEDASLKRLEEVIQWITHHGWTVGELWHMIVEYSSQTLKGGTREGFLTWLLPKDGADSSVDYMCE, encoded by the exons ATGGAGGCGCGCGGCGACCTGCGGTCGATCCTGCCGCTGATCCCGGTTGTGCTCCGCGGCGGCGCGCTATTCTGGCCGCCGGCGGCGCAGGAGCAGCTGAAGGCGCTGGCGCTAGGTCCCGACGTCAGCCGCGTCACCTCCGGCGACGTCCTCGCCGACGCGCTCCACGACCTCCGCGTCGCCCTCTCCCTCCCGGCGctccccgcgcgcgccgccgaggGCTACGCGCTCTTCTTCGACGACCTCCTCTCGCGCGCCCACGCGCGGGACTGGTTCTCCGACGTGCTCCCCCGCctcgcgcgcctcctcctccgcctccccgcGCTGCTCGAGGACCactacgccgccgccaccgccgcgctcGGGCTCCGCCTCCTGTCGTCGCAGGACGCGGGCGTCGTTCTCCTCGGACAAGAGCTGGCCGCCGCGCTGCTCGCCTGCGCGCTCTTCTGCCTCTTCCCCACCGCCGGTCGCGGCGAGGCGCGCCTCCCGGCCATCAATTTCGACACCTTGTTCGC GGCACTGACTTACAACAATTCGAGGCCAAGCCAGGAGCACAAAGTGAGGTGCCTTGCTCACTACTTTGAGAGGGTGACCGCGTCTACGCCTACTGGATTCGTGTCATTTGAGCGGAAGGTTCTTCGGTGCGGCTCTGTCTCCGGTGGCATTACCTACCCTGACAGTGATGCTTGGATGAAATCTAGCGTGCCCCTCTGCCCATTCCGG GTAATTTCCTCGGGTTTGATAGAAGATGAGGAACAAGAAGCCCTTGAGGTTGACTTTGCAAATAAATATTTGGGGGGAGGCGCACTTTCCAGGGGTTGTGTGCAG GAAGAGATCCGTTTCATGATAAATCCAGAGTTGATTGTGGGCATGCTCTTTATGGCTTCAATGGGAGATAATGAGGCTATAGAAATTGTCGGCGCAGAAAGGTTCTCACAGTATATGGG GTATGGTTCCTCATTCCGCTTTGTCGGTGACTATTTAGATACGAAGCCCCTTGACGCAATGGGTAGACGAAAAACTAGGATAGTAGCAATTGATGCTTTGGACTGTCCAACTAAGTTACAGTATGAAACTAATGGTCTTTTAAG GGAGGTGAACAAAGCGTTTTGTGGATTTGTGGATGCATCAAAGCATCAGTTCTGTTTGAAGCCATTTCAG GATTCTAATACCATGGATAACTGTTCAAGTGTTAGCTCTGATCACTGTATAGGAGTTTCAACTGGAAACTGGGGTTGTGGGGCTTTTGGTGGAAACCCTGAAATCAAGAGCATGATTCAGTGGATTGCTGCATCACAG GCACGGCGACCTTTTGTTAATTACTATACCTTCGAGGATGCATCACTGAAAAGACTAGAAGAG GTGATCCAGTGGATAACTCACCATGGATGGACTGTTGGCGAGTTGTGGCACATGATAGTCGAGTACTCATCCCAGACGCTGAAAGGTGGAACTCGCGAGGGCTTTTTGACTTGGTTACTTCCAAAGGATGGCGCCGATAGCAGCGTGGATTACATGTGTGAGTAG
- the LOC124682035 gene encoding protein FAR1-RELATED SEQUENCE 6-like, giving the protein MEVDTIPGEDELSFAANQDDDDAEDVSPGSRELAAMVEAAAAAETVELDRAAAPPHGEEDDRTPRDGMEFKSYEELLNFYKRYALRTGFGVCVKKSSFTKAGLCRRLVLVCNKWGNGKDDACYQARPTAKTNCQATVVGRLWGDGLLHLTDVSLEHNHALNPSSARFLRCYKTLPSGMSKDLVVRAARGEFSTSGDAEVPMFDDWGRLKLREGDVQAINGFFAEMQAKQTNFFYLMDFYVEGHLRSVLWADSRSREAYQYFNDAIWVDTTCLRNKFHVPLVLFLGVNHHGQLVLLGCGLLSDESTESFLWLFKSWLTCMKGRLPSAIITDESVAIKTAVREVFPKARHRISDWHILGTMSEKLDDSVRTELETAIYDSLKEDEFEARWKNTTERYGLQDTEWIIFLYENRHLWVPSFLKDAFWAGLSVNHRESPGAFFGDSLSQLTTLVTFLKSYTVLVQNKYKMEQQDDFESLSSGRVLVSKYPMEEQLSKLYSLNMFVKFQDELKSTMECQVQLDGSASSFIVLDLAAEPGGGMVNKKYEVVHCMETNRMECNCGRFQFSGIVCRHALSVLKWQQVYDIPPCYVLNRWRSDYKELHALDNPLKDLVSSNHVERYDHISLQCLRLVEIGMVSDDKYQHALKLISDMTRTLLDDTLCREVEQKLLPSERAIPNVDSHAQPGSSEGGPAKKRRGRPPKKSKDLSVESVSNQYGNKDSLLVSSAVSQKDGLHSSSTASNLGTHVRAHGVDDLMEEVDPNEVSFESGYGAESSHPNHYGDQLHTGQTLQFGGQDMPSAEQSWVYPNPAIYQDDQVPYGRRTS; this is encoded by the exons ATGGAAGTGGACACGATCCCGGGGGAGGATGAGCTGTCCTTCGCGGCCAaccaggacgacgacgacgcggaGGACGTCTCGCCAGGCAGCAGGGAGCTGGCCGCCATGGtggaggcggcagcggcggcggagaccGTCGAGCTGGACAGGGCCGCGGCGCCGCCGCACGGGGAGGAGGACGACCGGACGCCGAGAGACGGGATGGAGTTCAAGTCGTACGAGGAGTTGCTCAACTTCTACAAGCGCTACGCCCTGCGCACGGGGTTCGGCGTCTGCGTCAAGAAGTCATCTTTCACCAAGGCCGGCCTCTGCCGCCGCCTCGTGCTCGTCTGCAACAAGTGGGGCAACGGCAAGGATGACGCCTGCTACCAGGCCAGGCCGACGGCCAAGACCAACTGCCAGGCCACCGTCGTCGGGAGGCTGTGGGGGGATGGGCTGCTGCACCTCACGGACGTCAGCCTCGAGCACAACCACGCGCTGAACCCGTCGTCGGCGCGCTTCCTGAGGTGCTACAAGACGCTGCCCAGCGGGATGAGCAAAGATCTGGTGGTCAGGGCTGCCAGAGGCGAGTTCTCCACCTCTGGCGACGCCGAGGTCCCCATGTTCGATGACTGGGGGCGTCTGAAGCTCAGGGAGGGCGATGTTCAGGCCATCAATGGTTTCTTTGCGGAGATGCAGGCCAAGCAGACAAACTTCTTCTATCTCATGGATTTTTACGTAGAGGGCCATCTGAGGAGTGTTCTTTGGGCTGATTCAAGATCCAGGGAAGCATACCAGTACTTCAACGACGCTATCTGGGTCGATACAACCTGCTTAAGGAATAAGTTTCACGTACCACTTGTTTTGTTTCTTGGGGTGAACCATCATGGTCAGCTTGTTTTGTTAGGCTGCGGTTTGCTTTCAGATGAGAGTACAGAGAGCTTCCTATGGTTGTTCAAGTCATGGCTGACTTGCATGAAGGGACGGCTTCCAAGCGCCATAATTACTGACGAGTCTGTGGCGATAAAAACCGCGGTtcgtgaagtattcccaaaagcACGCCACAGAATAAGCGATTGGCATATATTAGGAACCATGTCGGAAAAATTAGATGACTCGGTAAGAACCGAATTGGAAACTGCAATATATGATTCCTTGAAGGAGGATGAGTTCGAGGCAAGGTGGAAGAACACGACCGAGAGATATGGCCTTCAGGATACTGAATGGATCATCTTTCTGTATGAAAATCGACACTTGTGGGTCCCTTCCTTCCTGAAAGATGCCTTCTGGGCTGGATTGTCTGTTAACCACCGGGAAAGTCCAGGTGCATTCTTTGGTGATTCATTGAGCCAATTAACAACATTGGTGACATTCCTTAAAAGCTACACTGTTCTTGTACAGAACAAGTACAAAATGGAGCAACAGGATGATTTTGAGTCATTAAGTAGCGGCAGGGTCCTTGTATCAAAGTATCCTATGGAAGAACAGCTATCCAAATTGTACAGCTTGAACATGTTTGTGAAGTTCCAGGATGAGCTAAAATCAACCATGGAATGTCAAGTTCAGCTGGATGGTTCGGCATCTTCTTTTATAGTTCTTGATTTAGCTGCTGAACCAGGCGGAGGAATGGTGAATAAAAAGTATGAGGTTGTTCACTGTATGGAGACTAACCGGATGGAGTGTAACTGTGGCCGATTTCAGTTTTCTGGAATTGTTTGTCGGCATGCGTTATCGGTGCTTAAGTGGCAGCAAGTGTACGATATCCCCCCTTGCTATGTACTTAACAGGTGGCGGAGTGACTATAAGGAGTTGCATGCTCTGGATAATCCATTGAAGGATCTAGTGTCGAGTAATCATGTTGAGCGTTATGATCATATTTCTTTGCAGTGCCTCCGTCTTGTTGAGATCGGAATGGTTTCAGATGACAAGTATCAGCATGCATTAAAACTAATTAGCGACATGACAAGGACCCTTCTTGATGATACTTTGTGCCGTGAAGTAGAGCAGAAACTTTTACCATCTGAACGTGCAATTCCAAATGTTGATAGCCATGCACAACCTGGTTCATCTGAGGGGGGTCCAGCCAAAAAGCGCCGCGGCCGTCCTCCCAAGAAAAGTAAAGACTTGAGCGTGGAGTCCGTATCAAATCAATATGGAAACAAG GATTCTTTGCTGGTATCATCGGCTGTAAGTCAGAAGGATGGTTTACATTCTTCTTCGACTGCCTCCAACCTCGGTACTCATGTCAGGGCACATGGTGTTGATGATCTTATG GAAGAAGTTGATCCGAATGAGGTATCATTTGAGAGTGGTTATGGGGCGGAATCTAGCCATCCAAATCATTATGGTGACCAGCTGCATACAGGCCAAACGTTGCAG TTTGGCGGCCAAGACATGCCATCAGCGGAGCAATCGTGGGTGTACCCAAATCCAGCTATATATCAG GATGATCAAGTGCCTTATGGTAGGAGGACATCATGA